The proteins below come from a single Parazoarcus communis genomic window:
- a CDS encoding MFS transporter: protein MTTQADPKQAPSTMAPLRDPVFRMLWMAWLAANVTMWMNDVASAWVMTTLTDSVLMVAMVQAASTLPVFVLGLPSGALADIVDRRRYFAVTQLWVAATALVLSALAFADGLSAPLLLALTFANGIGMAMRWPVFAAIVPEVVPRHDLSAALALNGIAMNMSRIVGPVVAGMLLASVGSQYVFLLNALLSIIAFVIILRWRSQPKVSALPGERFFGAMRVGLQHVVQSPRMRVVLLRIFGFFLQSSALLALLPLIARKLEGGATTFTALLAAMGAGAILTALFLPRLRRGISRDEFVAWGTGVHAVAALLVVLAPNIWLAMPASALAGMAWIATANSLTLAAQLALPNWVRARGMSIYQMALMGGSAVGAALWGYVASLTTVSLSIAIAAVLGPLLLVLTRHLSVGGGPDADHTPVSPAGRAPEPIIEIAPNEGPVMVTIEYLIDPSTAAGFNAVMQKTRRARLRQGALSWGLFRDTTLPGRYIEYFLDENWIEHQRRLERFTAADAGLREQRLSFHMGPDEPRVQRYVGEPMATQHVEPSVGPAPI from the coding sequence ATGACGACGCAGGCCGATCCGAAGCAAGCGCCTTCCACGATGGCTCCGCTGCGCGACCCGGTGTTCCGGATGCTGTGGATGGCCTGGCTGGCGGCCAACGTCACCATGTGGATGAATGACGTCGCTTCGGCGTGGGTGATGACGACGCTGACCGACAGCGTGCTCATGGTGGCGATGGTGCAGGCGGCTTCGACCCTGCCGGTTTTCGTGCTTGGGCTTCCGAGCGGTGCATTGGCGGACATCGTCGACCGGCGGCGTTACTTTGCGGTCACCCAGCTATGGGTCGCGGCGACGGCGCTGGTGCTCAGCGCGCTCGCGTTTGCCGACGGTCTCAGTGCGCCCCTGCTGCTGGCGCTCACCTTTGCCAACGGTATCGGGATGGCAATGCGCTGGCCGGTGTTCGCGGCAATCGTGCCCGAGGTCGTGCCGCGGCATGACCTTTCTGCCGCGCTCGCGCTGAACGGCATTGCCATGAACATGTCTCGCATCGTCGGGCCGGTGGTGGCCGGCATGCTGCTCGCCAGCGTCGGCAGTCAGTATGTATTCCTGCTTAATGCCTTACTGTCGATCATCGCCTTCGTGATCATCCTGCGCTGGCGCTCGCAGCCGAAAGTGAGCGCCTTGCCCGGCGAACGCTTCTTTGGCGCGATGCGGGTGGGACTGCAGCACGTCGTGCAATCGCCGCGAATGCGCGTGGTACTGCTGAGAATCTTCGGCTTCTTCCTGCAATCGAGCGCACTGCTTGCACTGCTGCCACTGATTGCGCGCAAGCTCGAGGGCGGCGCGACAACCTTCACCGCATTGCTGGCTGCGATGGGAGCGGGCGCGATTCTCACCGCGCTGTTCCTGCCCCGCCTGCGTCGCGGAATCAGTCGGGACGAATTCGTGGCATGGGGCACCGGCGTGCATGCGGTCGCGGCGCTGCTGGTGGTGCTCGCGCCCAATATCTGGCTTGCGATGCCGGCAAGTGCCCTGGCCGGCATGGCCTGGATTGCGACGGCGAACTCGCTCACCCTGGCCGCCCAACTCGCCTTGCCCAACTGGGTGCGCGCGCGCGGCATGTCGATCTACCAGATGGCGCTGATGGGCGGCAGTGCGGTGGGGGCTGCACTGTGGGGCTATGTGGCGAGCCTGACCACCGTAAGCTTGAGTATCGCGATTGCGGCCGTGCTGGGGCCGCTGCTCCTGGTGCTGACGCGGCACTTGAGCGTAGGTGGCGGGCCGGATGCCGACCATACGCCGGTATCACCTGCAGGGCGGGCGCCGGAGCCGATCATCGAGATCGCGCCCAACGAGGGGCCGGTCATGGTAACGATCGAGTATCTGATTGACCCGTCCACCGCTGCCGGCTTCAATGCGGTGATGCAGAAGACGCGTCGCGCGCGATTGCGCCAGGGGGCGCTGTCATGGGGCCTGTTCAGGGATACGACCTTGCCGGGGCGCTATATCGAATACTTCCTCGACGAGAACTGGATCGAGCATCAGCGCAGGCTGGAGCGATTTACTGCAGCCGATGCGGGGCTTCGCGAGCAGCGTCTGTCTTTTCACATGGGGCCGGACGAGCCTCGCGTTCAGCGCTATGTGGGTGAGCCGATGGCGACGCAACATGTCGAGCCGTCCGTGGGTCCCGCGCCAATCTGA
- a CDS encoding Bug family tripartite tricarboxylate transporter substrate binding protein — protein MFIKSIKSSIIMAAGLCALAASVSAADFPARDIRLIVPWPAGGGADGISRKISQIAEKNLDKSIYVENIGGAVTATGLMQMTKARPDGHTIGVLTYDSIITLPRGKMVPGYSLDKMTPIARITKEADAIVVSKQSGFKSFEELISAAKAKPNTVRVGVAPKGSGPYLAVRRLEKMAGVKFNVISYAGSSSAEAEALLSGELDAAISSLGDFNGIISSGDALGIVELSSEQNPSFPNVPPISTLGYELETGSFILLAAPKNTPPAALSKLEAAFKQAYDSKDFQAWLVTIGVTPSWLGSDGVQKWIDQLQSTTFKVMDELSL, from the coding sequence ATGTTCATCAAGTCAATCAAGTCCAGCATCATCATGGCCGCAGGCCTTTGCGCACTCGCCGCTTCGGTTTCGGCTGCCGACTTTCCGGCGCGCGACATCCGCCTCATCGTGCCATGGCCGGCCGGCGGCGGCGCCGATGGCATTTCGCGCAAGATCAGTCAGATTGCCGAGAAGAATCTGGATAAATCCATTTACGTTGAGAACATTGGCGGCGCCGTAACGGCAACCGGCCTGATGCAGATGACGAAGGCACGGCCCGACGGACACACGATCGGCGTGCTCACCTACGACAGCATCATCACGCTTCCGCGCGGCAAGATGGTCCCGGGCTACTCGCTCGACAAGATGACCCCGATCGCGCGAATCACGAAGGAAGCGGATGCGATCGTCGTCTCGAAGCAGTCCGGATTCAAGAGCTTCGAGGAACTGATCAGCGCGGCGAAGGCGAAACCCAATACGGTTCGCGTGGGCGTGGCCCCCAAGGGTTCCGGCCCCTATCTCGCAGTCCGCCGTCTGGAGAAGATGGCGGGCGTGAAGTTCAACGTGATCAGCTACGCCGGCTCTTCAAGCGCTGAAGCCGAGGCCCTGCTTTCCGGAGAACTCGACGCGGCGATTTCAAGCCTGGGCGACTTCAATGGAATCATCAGCTCCGGCGATGCGCTGGGCATTGTCGAGCTGTCATCCGAGCAGAATCCGTCCTTCCCCAACGTCCCCCCTATCAGCACGCTGGGATATGAGCTCGAAACCGGCAGCTTCATCCTGCTGGCAGCGCCAAAGAACACGCCGCCAGCCGCGCTTTCCAAGCTCGAGGCTGCGTTCAAGCAGGCATACGACAGCAAGGACTTCCAGGCCTGGCTGGTCACGATCGGCGTAACCCCGAGCTGGCTGGGCTCGGACGGCGTGCAAAAGTGGATTGACCAACTGCAGTCGACGACATTCAAAGTCATGGATGAGTTGAGTCTCTAA
- a CDS encoding aldehyde dehydrogenase (NADP(+)) has translation MQVTGQSLIGSQAVLSTGKPIQALNPATGAFIEPAFRGCGAEELDRACALAAAAATAFRNTPLQVRANFLETVATEIEALGHALIERCMLESGLPRARLEGERARTCGQLRLFASVVRTGEWLDVRIEPALPERQPLPRSDLRLQNIAIGPVAVFGASNFPLAFSVAGGDTASAFAAGCPVVVKAHAAHPGTSELVGRAIQTAVSKCGLPEGVFSLLFGTGNELGLALVSDSRIKAVGFTGSRSGGMALMKAAQARPQPIPVYAEMSSINPVFLLPDALQQRGAALAEGFVASLAMGAGQFCTNPGLVVGVRGTALDTFLHAVAQAVSGVGAQTMLSPGIHAAYNDGSGALAGHARVRPVGQGAAAEGPCQCQARVFVTAASDFLEDEVLQREVFGATSLVVECEDWAEVERVAQSLEGQLTATLLMDESDLEKAAQLLPVLEEKAGRLLVNNWPTGVEVCHAMVHGGPFPATSDARTTSVGTAAIQRFLRPVCYQNLPQALLPEALRDGNPSGVSRLVGGTRMVPASA, from the coding sequence ATGCAAGTAACAGGACAATCATTGATCGGCAGCCAGGCCGTGCTTTCGACCGGCAAGCCGATTCAGGCACTCAACCCCGCAACGGGGGCGTTCATCGAACCTGCATTCAGAGGCTGCGGCGCCGAAGAGCTTGACCGCGCCTGCGCGCTCGCGGCAGCGGCGGCTACGGCCTTTCGCAATACGCCGCTTCAAGTCCGTGCGAACTTCCTTGAGACCGTCGCGACCGAGATCGAAGCCCTCGGTCACGCACTGATCGAGCGCTGCATGCTGGAATCCGGTTTGCCGCGCGCACGCCTGGAAGGCGAACGCGCCCGGACCTGCGGCCAGCTGCGCCTGTTTGCGTCGGTGGTACGCACCGGCGAGTGGCTCGATGTACGCATCGAACCGGCCTTGCCCGAGCGCCAGCCCCTGCCCCGCTCCGATCTGCGCCTGCAGAACATTGCCATCGGCCCGGTGGCAGTATTCGGCGCCAGCAACTTTCCGCTGGCATTCAGCGTCGCCGGTGGCGACACGGCCTCGGCCTTCGCTGCAGGATGTCCTGTGGTCGTGAAAGCGCACGCGGCACATCCGGGCACCTCGGAACTCGTCGGCCGTGCGATTCAGACCGCGGTCTCCAAGTGCGGCCTTCCCGAGGGGGTGTTCTCCCTGCTGTTCGGCACGGGCAACGAGCTTGGCCTCGCGCTGGTATCGGATTCACGCATCAAGGCCGTGGGCTTCACCGGTTCGCGCAGCGGCGGCATGGCACTGATGAAGGCCGCTCAGGCACGGCCCCAGCCCATCCCGGTGTACGCGGAGATGAGCAGCATCAACCCGGTATTTCTGCTCCCCGATGCACTCCAGCAACGTGGCGCTGCACTCGCCGAAGGCTTTGTGGCGTCGCTTGCGATGGGCGCTGGGCAGTTCTGCACCAATCCCGGCCTGGTGGTCGGCGTGCGCGGCACGGCGCTCGACACCTTTCTGCATGCGGTCGCGCAGGCGGTCTCCGGCGTTGGCGCCCAGACCATGCTTTCGCCAGGCATTCATGCTGCGTATAACGACGGTTCGGGGGCGCTCGCGGGCCACGCCAGGGTCAGGCCGGTGGGCCAGGGCGCAGCTGCCGAAGGCCCCTGCCAATGCCAGGCCAGGGTGTTCGTTACGGCGGCATCCGACTTCCTCGAGGATGAAGTGCTGCAGCGCGAGGTGTTCGGGGCGACCTCGCTGGTCGTCGAATGCGAGGACTGGGCCGAGGTCGAACGCGTTGCGCAATCTCTTGAAGGTCAGTTGACGGCCACGCTGCTCATGGATGAAAGCGACCTCGAAAAGGCGGCTCAGTTGCTGCCGGTGCTTGAGGAGAAGGCAGGGCGCCTGCTGGTCAACAACTGGCCGACGGGCGTGGAGGTGTGCCACGCGATGGTGCACGGCGGCCCCTTCCCCGCAACCTCCGACGCCCGCACGACGTCAGTCGGCACGGCGGCGATTCAGCGCTTTCTGCGCCCGGTCTGCTATCAGAACCTGCCCCAGGCGCTGTTGCCCGAAGCCCTCCGCGACGGCAATCCGTCAGGCGTGTCCAGACTGGTGGGCGGGACACGCATGGTGCCGGCATCCGCGTAG
- a CDS encoding tripartite tricarboxylate transporter permease, which translates to MEFISLVGSGFGMLLDPLTLTYVVAGFLIGTVFAAIPGLTATLALALLLPLTYSLDVTTALMACASIYMAGMCGGSITAITVNIPGAPSSMMTALDGYPMQQQGKGALALGHASFASMFGGAFGCILLILMAPLVAELSLLVKTSGKFSLLAFAIIVIVISERGKVLKAALAACIGMMLATMGLDGVEPLARFTFGLSDLTSGIDLMPVIIGAFAISEILMQAGDQQVANKIVSALNKITIRRRDFFPPLSQIKAVGIGCYIKSSVIGYAVGVLPGAGGSMGSFLAYVETVRTSRNPESFGKGNPAGIAAAESANNAVCGGALVPTLTFGIPGDPVMAIMLGVLVINGIQPGPQLMSNQADLIAPMLASLLFSALVLIPLTLYLLGPYFVKVVSIPRDVLYGAIALLAVLGSYVSTYSVFQMIVALAMGVLAYSMRKNGFPVITMVLGFILGPNLEEFFRRSLAISNGNPMTFLTSPDSLFFVGLTLVFIYFLCIRKPPKTPVCAAETSA; encoded by the coding sequence GTGGAATTCATTAGTCTTGTCGGCAGCGGCTTCGGCATGCTCCTCGACCCGCTGACCCTGACCTACGTGGTCGCGGGCTTCCTGATCGGCACCGTGTTTGCGGCGATCCCCGGGCTCACCGCCACGCTGGCCCTGGCGCTGCTGCTGCCACTCACTTACAGCCTCGACGTCACCACCGCCCTGATGGCATGCGCCAGCATCTACATGGCCGGCATGTGCGGCGGCAGCATTACGGCAATCACGGTCAATATCCCGGGGGCGCCTTCATCGATGATGACCGCGCTCGACGGCTATCCCATGCAGCAGCAGGGCAAGGGCGCCCTGGCCCTGGGGCACGCCAGTTTCGCGTCGATGTTCGGCGGCGCTTTTGGCTGCATTCTTCTGATCCTGATGGCCCCCCTGGTCGCCGAGCTGTCGCTGCTGGTCAAGACCAGCGGGAAGTTCTCCCTTCTGGCTTTCGCGATCATCGTGATCGTCATCTCCGAACGCGGCAAGGTCCTGAAGGCCGCGCTCGCTGCCTGCATCGGCATGATGCTGGCGACAATGGGACTGGACGGCGTGGAGCCCCTGGCTCGCTTCACCTTCGGGCTCAGTGATCTGACAAGCGGCATCGACCTGATGCCCGTCATCATCGGGGCCTTTGCGATCAGCGAGATTCTGATGCAGGCCGGCGATCAGCAGGTCGCGAACAAGATCGTCAGCGCGCTCAACAAGATCACCATCCGGCGCCGTGACTTCTTCCCGCCCCTGTCGCAGATCAAGGCCGTCGGCATCGGCTGCTACATCAAGTCCAGCGTGATCGGCTACGCGGTCGGCGTGCTGCCGGGCGCAGGCGGCTCCATGGGGAGCTTCCTCGCGTACGTGGAGACCGTTCGCACCTCCAGGAACCCCGAGAGCTTCGGCAAGGGCAACCCGGCGGGCATCGCTGCCGCAGAGTCCGCCAACAATGCGGTATGTGGTGGCGCACTGGTCCCGACGCTCACGTTCGGCATTCCCGGCGATCCGGTCATGGCGATCATGCTTGGCGTTCTCGTCATCAACGGCATTCAGCCCGGCCCGCAGTTGATGAGCAATCAGGCCGACCTCATCGCACCGATGCTGGCCTCGCTGCTGTTCAGCGCGCTCGTTCTCATCCCATTGACGCTTTATCTGCTGGGGCCGTATTTCGTCAAGGTCGTCTCCATACCGCGGGATGTGCTCTATGGCGCCATTGCCCTGCTTGCGGTCCTGGGCAGCTATGTGTCGACGTACTCGGTGTTCCAGATGATCGTGGCACTGGCCATGGGCGTGCTTGCGTACAGCATGAGAAAGAACGGTTTTCCGGTCATCACGATGGTCCTCGGCTTCATCCTCGGGCCCAATCTTGAAGAGTTCTTCCGTCGCTCACTGGCGATCTCGAACGGGAATCCGATGACCTTCCTGACGAGCCCGGACAGTCTGTTCTTCGTCGGCCTGACCCTGGTGTTCATCTATTTCCTCTGCATCAGAAAGCCGCCCAAGACACCGGTGTGCGCTGCCGAAACCAGCGCCTGA
- a CDS encoding ribonuclease activity regulator RraA produces MNTACEYDKLKDSTKELLEHVSTATLHTALFKRGLRNTYIQGVSRINTAKLKMVGQAFTLRYIPAREDVDTVAAFKDPRHPQRLAVETVPAGMILVSDCRQDASAASAGSILLTRLQVRECGGFVSDAGIRDSDDAAAMALPIFCAKPSAPTNLTKHHGVDIQVPIGCGGVAVNPGDVLVGDGDGVIVIPLEIADEIAAEAIKMEQFESYVLTKVRAGSRVIGLYPPNDEALEEYNRLSQ; encoded by the coding sequence ATGAACACCGCTTGCGAATACGACAAGCTCAAGGACTCAACAAAAGAGCTTCTCGAGCACGTCTCCACTGCAACGCTGCACACGGCCTTGTTCAAGAGGGGCTTGCGCAACACCTACATACAAGGCGTAAGCCGGATCAACACGGCGAAGCTGAAGATGGTCGGCCAGGCATTTACGCTGCGCTACATCCCGGCCCGTGAAGATGTAGACACGGTTGCGGCATTCAAGGACCCGCGCCATCCCCAGCGCCTCGCCGTCGAAACCGTCCCTGCGGGAATGATTCTGGTCTCCGACTGCCGGCAGGACGCCAGTGCAGCATCGGCGGGCAGCATCCTGCTGACACGCCTGCAGGTTCGCGAGTGCGGCGGGTTCGTTTCCGACGCCGGGATCCGGGACTCCGACGATGCCGCCGCGATGGCGCTGCCGATTTTCTGCGCCAAGCCGAGCGCGCCGACAAACCTGACCAAACACCATGGCGTCGATATTCAGGTGCCGATCGGCTGCGGCGGTGTTGCGGTCAACCCGGGCGACGTTCTGGTAGGCGACGGCGATGGCGTCATTGTCATTCCGCTCGAGATCGCGGACGAGATCGCTGCAGAAGCCATAAAGATGGAGCAGTTCGAAAGCTACGTGCTGACCAAGGTTCGTGCCGGCAGCCGCGTGATCGGACTCTACCCGCCCAACGACGAGGCGCTCGAGGAATACAACAGGCTCAGTCAGTAA
- a CDS encoding tripartite tricarboxylate transporter TctB family protein, whose amino-acid sequence MILNRKALFPLLILILSIFYLIEAIKLGHPVTEEGIRPSFVPLVLGTLSSIFSLVLTLKATVLAKRAGDDVTSASDGSEPEAERASVVPAVLTIVAISLYIALFSIIGYALSSLLFVFAITTIFSDPGKWLLKLASSAAIVTFGYIVFEQLFGVRLPTLWG is encoded by the coding sequence ATGATTCTGAACAGAAAAGCGCTATTCCCGCTTCTTATTCTGATTCTTTCAATTTTCTATTTGATTGAAGCCATCAAGCTCGGACACCCCGTTACCGAAGAGGGCATTCGTCCATCATTCGTCCCACTGGTCCTGGGAACGCTGTCGTCGATTTTCAGCCTTGTCCTGACCCTCAAAGCCACAGTGTTGGCGAAGCGCGCAGGCGATGACGTGACGTCCGCATCCGACGGAAGCGAACCCGAAGCAGAGCGCGCCTCCGTCGTACCGGCTGTTCTGACCATCGTTGCCATATCGCTGTACATCGCACTGTTCTCGATCATTGGCTACGCCCTGTCATCGCTGCTTTTCGTCTTCGCAATCACGACGATTTTCTCCGACCCAGGCAAGTGGCTGCTGAAGCTCGCAAGCTCGGCCGCGATCGTCACCTTCGGATACATCGTTTTCGAGCAACTCTTTGGCGTTCGGTTGCCGACACTGTGGGGATAA